The region CTTGGGACTATGAAACTTTGTACGCCCCTTTTTCATTTCCTATAGAGAAAGATGAAAATGCTCTTTTAAACGAGAGGCAAAGTGTTTCAGATAAAGCGCCACATTATTTTAAAATTGATCCGGCTGTTGAAAAAAATGTGCGTAACAACTGGTCCAATAGATATTCTATAAAAAGTGGTGATTTATTGTCAGCGAAGGATCTTAAAAACATAGACACGGAAGTAAGTAAAATATTTTCCGAGATTTATAAAGTAGGCTATTTAGAATCACCATTAGATGTAGAAGAAAACCAACTTGTTTTAATAGAGTTTAATAACGAATTAAAATCGGCTATCTATGGTGATTTGCACAAGCCTGAAGATTTAGGTCAACTTTTAAATGATCGGGTAGGGCAGTTAAATACAGGTAGCTTCAACAGAAGAGAATTGATAGCAGACCTTTTAGAGGTGATACAACCCAATATCACCTATGATAAGGAGTTAACAGATTTAGCGATTAACGAGGAGTTAAATAAAATTCTAACTACTCGAGGAGTGGTTTCTCAAGGAGCCAGGATCATCGCTCAGGGAGAGATCGTTGAAGGAGAAAAGTTGCAAGTACTCAACACGCTCAACAACACCTATAAATCTCAAACGTGGACCGATTCACAGTACAATTGGAAGCTTGGGGGTTATATCATATTAGTGGGTATGGCTTACACCATGTTGATCTTGTTTTTATGGAGGTATAGGAAATCCATTTTTGAAAACTTTAGAAAGCTTTTCTTTATATTTTTCAACATCTTAGTAGTGGTTGTTTTAACCGCAACGGTAGTAAATATTGATATTCAGTACATCTATGTCGTCCCTGTTTGTATTTTACCTTTAATCTTAAAAGCCTTTTTTGATGCGAGATTAGGCTTGTTCACTCATGTGATTGCTATTTTTATTTTAAGTTTTATTGTGCCTAATAGTGACGAGTATTTATTTTTACAAATGATGGCTGGGATTGTAACCATTCTCTCCAATAATGAAATTTATAAGCGAGCCAACTTATTTCTTACCGTAGCCCAAATAATAGGAATATATTTTCT is a window of Nonlabens sp. MB-3u-79 DNA encoding:
- a CDS encoding HD family phosphohydrolase; its protein translation is MNRLYNYQNVIYRIILLCFCTALTVYIFPNNNRFKYDYNQGEPWDYETLYAPFSFPIEKDENALLNERQSVSDKAPHYFKIDPAVEKNVRNNWSNRYSIKSGDLLSAKDLKNIDTEVSKIFSEIYKVGYLESPLDVEENQLVLIEFNNELKSAIYGDLHKPEDLGQLLNDRVGQLNTGSFNRRELIADLLEVIQPNITYDKELTDLAINEELNKILTTRGVVSQGARIIAQGEIVEGEKLQVLNTLNNTYKSQTWTDSQYNWKLGGYIILVGMAYTMLILFLWRYRKSIFENFRKLFFIFFNILVVVVLTATVVNIDIQYIYVVPVCILPLILKAFFDARLGLFTHVIAIFILSFIVPNSDEYLFLQMMAGIVTILSNNEIYKRANLFLTVAQIIGIYFLSYFAFYAINQGGVAGWEWSRLGYFVLCGLAMLFVWPLIYIFEKVFGLVSDVSLLELSDTNSKLLKALSNKAPGTFHHSLNVANIAETVANEIGANAMLVRVGALYHDVGKMTNPTYFTENQGSGINPHNDLDPEDSARIIIDHTLNGIEIARKYNLPDRIIDFIRTHHGDSLVYYFYAQAKEGNPEVSKDNFRYPGPKPFSQETAILMIADSVEAASKSIKNPTSVKIDNLVNKIIEGQVESGQFLNANITFKQIETIKAVIKKKLASIYHLRIEYPE